Proteins from one Rhodoflexus caldus genomic window:
- the rpsU gene encoding 30S ribosomal protein S21, whose product MIIINIKENESIDKALKRFKKKFEKTGVMKELRARTFFEKPSVRKRNIRLRAAYRQSIIAESNKA is encoded by the coding sequence ATGATTATCATCAACATCAAAGAAAACGAATCCATTGATAAGGCCCTGAAGCGCTTCAAGAAGAAATTTGAAAAAACAGGCGTAATGAAAGAACTGCGCGCCCGTACTTTCTTCGAAAAGCCTTCTGTTCGCAAGCGCAACATTCGCCTGCGTGCTGCCTATCGTCAGTCTATCATTGCGGAAAGCAACAAGGCATAA
- a CDS encoding DEAD/DEAH box helicase: MKIDITQPFAIVYALLRHEYLGYLIDPYAVQLDADGKLSLRYQKLSSMNVAEFAAQIDEKDRELIRLSEEMHPEAVARRFATKKMTAQDFFLKTYDKEKGNRQVQEAIYKAMEKRRASYLAGLTDKRFFIMAQDGNPTYKELTFMPEPIEVRPHYRRHSEGTSFFLQLFHRGLRLSMTPEQSGIVICTQPAWLLIGQNIYRFAQPLDGKKLYPFLKKDELKIPKQAEEQYFKNVLPQFLSSFDVTAEGLDIRVHQHPLETTLSFAEMPVPVQTGLFQESVNGNREAASCFKIQFDLQFRYGEFKFRPGQEQACEVCIENKAGNYVFHKIIRSPEQEKEQLRWLVSNGLEIGTGKVTMEGREALQWLQRHQNQTAAHGIRLLQTNQETKKYFIGESRFDLQVKEANDWFDIQAKIRFGEYEIPFIQIRKYILAGTREFKLPNGELALIPEAWFARFAEFLYFTEEKSEQLILQKHHVALLHELERQEVATVNMSRKLEQLRNFEQPEDYPLPEQFKGQLRPYQKAGYNWLSFLRDYNFGGCLADDMGLGKTVQTLALLQAEKERFAAEGTPSHASLLILPTSLIYNWEMEARKFTPKMRILKYTGVFRYKNTAIFNKYDLVITSYGIVRQDIDDLLEKYYFNYIILDEAQAIKNPDSAIARAVRRLNGKHRLTLTGTPVENSTLDLWSQMAFVNPGLLGSQSYFQQHFVAPIEKKNDTAKLYKLQSLVKPFILRRHKSQVAKDLPEKMEQVHYSEMTDRQNEEYEKIKSKYRNEILAHIEKNGLAKSQILILQGLTQLRQLACHPQMVLEDYIGDSGKMRDVLHRLESIVAEGHKVLIFSQFVKHLELLRMQLEKQKYQYAYLDGSTRDRQAQVDKFMQRPDVPVFLLSIKAGGTGLNLTAADYVFLLDPWWNPAVEAQAIDRAHRIGQENKVMVYKFITQNTVEEKILLLQQKKRKLAEGLIFTEENFVKQLTASDISALLA, encoded by the coding sequence ATGAAAATAGATATCACACAACCTTTTGCGATTGTTTATGCACTGCTCCGCCATGAATATTTGGGTTATCTGATAGACCCTTACGCCGTCCAGTTAGATGCCGACGGCAAACTTTCGCTGCGCTATCAGAAACTCTCATCCATGAACGTTGCCGAGTTTGCCGCGCAGATAGACGAAAAAGACCGCGAACTCATCCGCCTGTCGGAAGAAATGCACCCCGAAGCAGTCGCAAGGCGATTTGCCACTAAAAAAATGACTGCACAGGATTTTTTCCTGAAAACATACGACAAAGAAAAAGGCAATCGGCAGGTACAGGAAGCTATCTATAAAGCCATGGAAAAGCGGCGCGCGAGCTATCTGGCAGGGCTGACCGACAAGCGATTCTTCATTATGGCGCAAGACGGCAACCCTACCTACAAAGAACTGACGTTTATGCCCGAACCGATAGAAGTACGGCCGCACTACCGCCGCCACAGCGAAGGCACAAGTTTTTTTCTGCAACTTTTCCACCGCGGCCTTCGCCTCTCTATGACTCCCGAGCAAAGCGGCATCGTAATTTGTACGCAACCCGCATGGTTGCTCATCGGGCAAAATATCTATCGCTTTGCACAGCCATTAGACGGCAAAAAACTGTATCCTTTTTTGAAAAAGGACGAGTTGAAAATCCCTAAGCAGGCCGAAGAGCAGTATTTCAAGAATGTGCTGCCGCAATTTCTGAGCAGTTTTGATGTTACCGCCGAAGGTTTGGACATTCGCGTGCATCAACATCCGCTGGAAACAACGCTGAGCTTTGCGGAAATGCCCGTACCTGTACAAACCGGACTTTTTCAGGAAAGCGTAAACGGCAACAGAGAAGCTGCGTCCTGCTTCAAAATACAATTTGATTTACAGTTCCGCTACGGTGAATTTAAATTCAGACCCGGGCAGGAGCAAGCCTGTGAGGTTTGCATAGAAAACAAGGCCGGCAATTACGTATTCCATAAAATCATCCGCTCGCCCGAGCAAGAAAAGGAACAGTTGCGCTGGCTCGTATCAAACGGTCTGGAAATAGGCACAGGCAAAGTTACTATGGAAGGCCGCGAAGCGCTGCAATGGTTACAACGCCACCAAAACCAAACAGCCGCACACGGCATCCGTCTGTTGCAGACCAATCAGGAAACAAAAAAATATTTCATTGGTGAAAGCCGTTTTGACCTGCAAGTCAAAGAAGCAAACGACTGGTTCGACATTCAGGCAAAAATCCGATTCGGCGAATACGAAATCCCTTTTATACAAATCCGCAAGTACATTCTTGCAGGCACGCGCGAGTTTAAACTGCCCAACGGCGAGTTGGCACTTATACCCGAAGCATGGTTTGCCCGTTTTGCCGAGTTTTTGTATTTCACCGAAGAAAAATCCGAACAACTGATTCTGCAAAAACACCATGTGGCACTGCTGCACGAGTTGGAACGACAAGAAGTCGCTACCGTAAACATGAGCCGCAAGTTGGAACAATTGCGCAATTTTGAGCAACCCGAAGACTACCCGCTGCCCGAACAATTTAAGGGACAATTGCGCCCCTATCAGAAGGCAGGCTACAACTGGCTCAGCTTCCTGCGCGACTACAATTTCGGCGGCTGCCTTGCCGACGACATGGGTTTGGGCAAAACCGTACAAACGCTGGCCTTGCTGCAAGCCGAAAAAGAGCGGTTTGCGGCAGAAGGAACACCTTCGCACGCTTCTCTGCTGATTTTGCCTACCTCCCTGATTTACAATTGGGAAATGGAAGCACGCAAGTTCACGCCCAAAATGCGCATACTCAAATACACGGGCGTATTCCGTTACAAAAACACCGCTATTTTCAACAAGTACGATTTGGTCATTACCTCCTACGGCATCGTGCGGCAAGACATAGACGACCTATTGGAAAAATACTATTTCAACTACATCATTCTGGATGAGGCACAAGCCATTAAAAACCCCGATTCGGCAATAGCACGGGCTGTGCGACGACTCAACGGCAAGCACCGCCTCACGCTTACCGGCACGCCCGTAGAAAACAGCACGCTGGATTTGTGGTCGCAAATGGCGTTTGTCAATCCGGGTTTGTTAGGCTCGCAAAGCTACTTTCAACAACATTTTGTTGCCCCGATAGAAAAAAAGAACGACACGGCAAAACTTTACAAGTTGCAGTCGCTTGTGAAGCCTTTTATTCTCCGAAGGCACAAGAGCCAAGTAGCCAAAGACCTCCCCGAAAAAATGGAGCAGGTACATTACAGCGAAATGACAGACCGCCAAAACGAGGAGTATGAGAAAATAAAGTCCAAATACAGAAATGAAATTTTGGCGCATATCGAGAAAAACGGGCTGGCAAAATCGCAAATCCTGATTTTGCAGGGGCTGACCCAGTTGCGACAATTGGCCTGCCATCCGCAAATGGTGCTGGAAGACTACATCGGCGACTCCGGCAAAATGCGCGATGTGCTCCATCGCTTGGAAAGCATCGTTGCCGAAGGTCATAAAGTTCTGATATTCAGTCAATTTGTGAAGCATTTAGAACTTCTGCGCATGCAGTTGGAAAAGCAAAAGTACCAATATGCCTACTTAGACGGCAGCACTCGCGACCGTCAGGCACAAGTGGACAAGTTTATGCAACGCCCCGATGTACCTGTTTTTCTGCTGTCCATCAAAGCCGGAGGCACAGGCCTGAACCTCACCGCCGCAGATTACGTTTTCTTGTTAGACCCATGGTGGAATCCTGCTGTAGAGGCGCAGGCCATAGACCGTGCGCATCGGATTGGGCAGGAAAACAAGGTGATGGTCTATAAGTTTATCACACAGAATACAGTGGAAGAAAAAATTCTTCTGTTGCAGCAAAAAAAGCGTAAACTCGCAGAAGGTTTGATTTTCACCGAAGAAAATTTTGTCAAGCAACTGACGGCAAGCGACATCAGCGCGCTGTTGGCATAA
- a CDS encoding trypsin-like peptidase domain-containing protein, which produces MNPSVKTVLIGTLSGFLGAYLFHLSGLGIAESSSSQLTDTAQAVRFTDYRPQFAGQQAGDALNFTEAAKASTESVVYIKTTALNQRSYTFFDLFFDAQPRYDRVMGSGSGVIFSKDGYIVTNNHVIAGATEIDVVHNKRTYKAKIVGTDPSTDLALLKIDAQNLPAIRITSSETVQVGDWVLAVGNPFNLNSTVTAGIVSAKGRSINILENAPFPIESFIQTDAAINPGNSGGALVNTRGELVGINTAILSRTGSYAGYGFAVPVDIVVKVIADLKNYGQVQKAFLGVDVIDVTEEVYKDLNLDEISGVVITYMEPKGAAEKAGLRRGDVIVSINGKPIDSKVSFDEQLSYYKPGEKVNVRFKREGKINERQVELTNIDGSTSIFKREIYKAERIGAELELVPKAERTRLSIESGVRISKITGGLMRQMGIEEGFIITSINERPIQSPEELAEILERIRGRVIIKGVSRNGTKGYYSYMF; this is translated from the coding sequence ATGAATCCATCCGTTAAGACAGTACTCATAGGCACTTTGTCCGGATTTTTAGGCGCTTATTTGTTCCATTTGAGCGGGCTTGGCATAGCTGAGTCAAGCTCTTCGCAACTAACCGACACAGCTCAGGCCGTGCGCTTCACTGACTATCGCCCACAATTTGCAGGACAACAGGCAGGCGATGCGCTCAATTTTACCGAGGCAGCCAAAGCAAGTACCGAAAGCGTGGTTTATATTAAAACAACCGCACTCAATCAGCGCAGCTATACATTTTTCGATTTGTTCTTTGATGCCCAGCCCCGCTACGACCGAGTGATGGGTTCAGGTTCGGGAGTTATTTTTTCTAAGGACGGCTACATAGTAACCAACAATCACGTGATTGCCGGTGCAACGGAAATTGATGTGGTACACAACAAACGCACCTATAAGGCCAAAATAGTGGGAACTGACCCCTCTACTGACTTGGCACTGTTGAAAATAGACGCACAAAATCTGCCTGCCATCCGCATTACTTCCTCCGAAACGGTTCAGGTAGGCGACTGGGTGCTGGCAGTGGGCAATCCTTTCAACCTGAACTCGACCGTAACGGCAGGTATTGTGAGCGCCAAAGGCAGAAGTATCAATATTTTGGAAAACGCGCCGTTCCCCATAGAATCGTTCATTCAAACCGATGCAGCCATCAACCCCGGCAACAGCGGCGGTGCATTGGTAAACACCCGCGGCGAGCTTGTGGGCATCAATACGGCTATTTTATCGCGTACCGGTTCTTATGCGGGTTATGGCTTCGCCGTACCTGTTGATATCGTAGTAAAAGTGATAGCCGACTTGAAAAACTACGGTCAGGTACAAAAAGCATTCTTAGGCGTAGATGTAATTGACGTTACCGAAGAAGTTTACAAAGATTTGAACTTAGACGAAATTTCAGGTGTTGTAATTACGTATATGGAACCCAAAGGTGCTGCCGAAAAGGCAGGGCTGAGAAGAGGAGATGTGATTGTGAGCATTAACGGCAAGCCAATAGACTCAAAAGTAAGTTTTGATGAACAATTGAGCTATTACAAGCCGGGAGAGAAGGTAAATGTACGTTTTAAGCGCGAAGGGAAGATAAACGAACGTCAGGTTGAACTGACCAACATAGACGGCTCAACTTCCATTTTTAAACGCGAAATCTATAAAGCCGAGCGGATTGGTGCAGAGTTAGAACTTGTTCCCAAAGCAGAGCGAACAAGGTTGAGTATTGAAAGCGGCGTGCGAATCAGCAAAATTACAGGGGGCTTGATGCGCCAAATGGGAATTGAAGAAGGATTTATCATTACTTCCATCAACGAACGTCCCATTCAGTCGCCCGAAGAATTGGCCGAAATTCTGGAGCGCATCCGCGGCAGAGTCATCATTAAAGGGGTAAGCAGAAACGGTACGAAAGGTTACTATTCGTACATGTTTTAG
- a CDS encoding DedA family protein produces MELSSEIFKWFTDPEYIILYGGLALISAIIFAENGVFFALLLPGESLVFLTGVFCHMGLLPHSLPVTLLAVYAAAFGGHQFGYYFGVRSGQWLLRQEDSYLIKRKHLALARAYYRKYGVWTILVGRYIPVVRTLAPILAGSFGMKHSVFTLYNFISTTLWAIPFLLLGYFAGAVVPNPQRYLPLVFIGLVVIILIPLLKPLIPKSWLAFFQHRAEENDN; encoded by the coding sequence ATGGAGTTGTCCTCAGAAATTTTCAAATGGTTTACCGACCCGGAATACATCATCCTGTATGGTGGCCTTGCGCTCATTTCCGCAATCATATTTGCTGAAAATGGCGTTTTTTTTGCCCTTTTGCTGCCCGGCGAATCACTCGTTTTTCTTACCGGCGTATTTTGCCACATGGGCTTATTGCCACATTCGCTGCCTGTTACTTTGCTGGCTGTTTATGCAGCCGCATTTGGCGGCCACCAGTTCGGGTACTATTTCGGTGTGCGCAGCGGGCAGTGGCTGTTGCGGCAGGAGGACAGTTACCTCATTAAACGCAAACACTTGGCGCTCGCACGTGCCTATTACCGCAAATATGGCGTGTGGACTATCCTCGTAGGGCGTTACATACCGGTTGTCAGAACGCTGGCGCCTATTTTGGCGGGCAGTTTTGGCATGAAACACAGCGTTTTTACACTATATAACTTCATCAGCACCACCTTGTGGGCAATCCCATTCCTGTTGCTCGGTTACTTTGCCGGGGCAGTAGTACCCAATCCGCAGCGTTATTTGCCGCTTGTTTTTATCGGCTTGGTAGTCATCATTCTGATACCGTTACTGAAACCACTGATACCCAAAAGCTGGCTTGCCTTTTTTCAACATCGGGCAGAGGAAAACGATAATTAA
- a CDS encoding adenylate kinase: protein MINLVLFGPPGAGKGTQSQKLIEKYQLIHLSTGDLLRAEIAAQTELGLSAKKLMDQGILVPDEVVIGMIRNKIQDNRSAKGFIFDGFPRTVAQAEALDKMLQENGLAISGMIALEVNEAELVKRLLLRGQTSGRPDDQNEELVQKRVQEYNTKTRPVADFYAAQGKFTSINGIGEIEEIFANLCRVIDGWA from the coding sequence ATGATTAATCTGGTACTGTTTGGCCCTCCGGGTGCCGGCAAAGGCACACAAAGCCAAAAACTCATAGAAAAATACCAACTGATTCACCTCTCTACGGGTGATTTATTGCGTGCCGAAATTGCCGCACAAACCGAGCTTGGGCTATCTGCCAAAAAGCTGATGGATCAAGGCATACTCGTACCCGATGAGGTGGTTATTGGCATGATTCGCAATAAAATTCAGGATAACCGCAGTGCTAAAGGCTTTATCTTCGACGGCTTCCCGCGCACGGTAGCACAAGCCGAAGCGCTCGACAAAATGTTGCAGGAAAACGGTTTAGCCATTTCGGGCATGATTGCGCTGGAAGTAAACGAAGCCGAACTTGTTAAACGCCTCCTGCTGCGCGGGCAAACCTCGGGCCGCCCCGACGACCAAAACGAAGAGCTCGTGCAAAAGCGCGTACAGGAATACAACACCAAAACCCGCCCTGTTGCCGATTTCTACGCCGCACAAGGCAAGTTTACCTCTATCAACGGTATTGGCGAAATCGAAGAAATTTTTGCCAACCTATGCCGCGTGATTGACGGTTGGGCATAA
- a CDS encoding CoA transferase subunit B, which yields MLDKNGIAKRIARELKDGYYVNLGIGIPTLVANYIPEGMDVVLQSENGLLGIGPFPTEEEVDADLINAGKQTITMIPGSSLFSSADSFAMIRGGHVDLTILGAMEVSEHGDIANWKIPGKMVKGMGGAMDLVASAKNIIVAMQHCSKDGKSKLLKECTLPLTGIRCVKKIVSDLAVLDVLPEGGFKLLERAPGVSVDYIRSVTEGKLIIEGEIPEIVLE from the coding sequence ATGCTTGATAAAAACGGAATCGCCAAAAGAATTGCCCGCGAACTGAAAGACGGCTATTATGTAAATCTTGGTATCGGTATTCCGACACTGGTGGCCAATTATATTCCCGAAGGAATGGACGTAGTTCTGCAATCGGAAAACGGACTGCTTGGCATCGGCCCTTTCCCTACGGAAGAGGAGGTAGATGCCGACCTGATTAATGCGGGTAAGCAAACCATAACCATGATACCCGGCTCGAGTTTATTCAGTTCTGCCGACAGTTTTGCCATGATTCGCGGCGGGCATGTTGATTTGACCATCCTCGGTGCAATGGAGGTGTCCGAACATGGCGACATCGCCAACTGGAAAATTCCCGGCAAGATGGTTAAAGGCATGGGCGGCGCAATGGATTTGGTAGCTTCTGCCAAAAATATCATTGTAGCCATGCAGCATTGCAGCAAAGACGGCAAATCTAAACTTCTCAAAGAATGTACATTGCCCCTGACGGGCATCCGCTGCGTTAAGAAAATCGTCAGCGATTTGGCAGTGCTGGATGTGTTGCCTGAAGGCGGATTCAAACTGCTGGAACGCGCCCCGGGCGTAAGCGTGGACTACATCCGCTCGGTAACGGAAGGAAAGCTGATTATAGAAGGCGAAATTCCGGAGATTGTTTTGGAGTAA
- a CDS encoding tetratricopeptide repeat protein, producing MMLPKIRLFLLLFAWALILSVGEVNPAAGQQKKVVIPPLLSDKTALELLEKGLPLMYGHDFAQAQRYFAEVQARHPEHPVTPLLNALLIFWQHMPFDNFEGKNFKQHSYFLEKTIAASQKMLDVNPNDVEGVFFMLTARGLLMQHYNERGESMQAVGEAKQLYGLIKTAFDLRSQNVELNFMTGLYSYYRAYYPERYPVYRPFVIFFKEGNKKEGLENLETCTQKAIFTANEAAGYLTHIYLRYENNHEKALAHSRRLAQRFPNNPHYVAAFIETALLTKRYDEAAQMLPALQKSQRPLFMAAAQVFNGILAEFQRKDLTAAVKFYQAAENLLLAEKIGYANPYKLYTYAGLYRYYKQQRNQPVAQRYYKQAKALDDYEYLKSDF from the coding sequence ATGATGCTACCAAAAATCCGGTTGTTTCTATTGCTCTTTGCTTGGGCACTCATCTTGTCTGTTGGCGAAGTAAACCCCGCGGCAGGGCAACAGAAAAAAGTTGTAATACCTCCACTGCTCTCCGATAAAACCGCGTTGGAGCTATTGGAAAAAGGCTTGCCGCTCATGTACGGGCACGACTTCGCGCAGGCGCAGCGCTATTTTGCCGAAGTGCAAGCGCGCCATCCCGAACATCCCGTTACGCCGTTGCTCAACGCGCTGTTGATTTTCTGGCAACATATGCCGTTTGATAATTTTGAGGGTAAAAATTTTAAACAACACAGCTATTTTCTGGAAAAAACCATTGCCGCTTCGCAAAAAATGCTGGATGTTAATCCCAATGATGTGGAAGGCGTGTTTTTTATGCTCACTGCCCGCGGGTTGCTCATGCAGCACTACAACGAACGCGGCGAATCCATGCAAGCCGTAGGAGAAGCCAAACAACTCTATGGCCTGATTAAAACCGCTTTTGATTTGCGTTCGCAAAATGTTGAACTCAACTTCATGACGGGGCTGTACAGCTATTACAGGGCATACTATCCCGAGCGCTACCCTGTTTATCGGCCGTTTGTCATTTTTTTCAAGGAAGGCAACAAAAAAGAAGGCTTGGAAAATCTGGAAACCTGCACCCAAAAAGCCATTTTTACAGCCAACGAAGCAGCGGGCTACTTAACGCACATTTACCTGCGCTACGAAAACAACCACGAAAAAGCCTTAGCCCACAGCCGCCGACTGGCACAGCGCTTTCCCAACAATCCGCACTACGTGGCTGCCTTTATAGAAACTGCACTGCTCACCAAACGCTACGATGAGGCAGCGCAAATGTTGCCTGCTTTGCAAAAATCGCAAAGACCGCTTTTTATGGCAGCCGCCCAAGTTTTCAACGGTATACTGGCCGAGTTTCAACGCAAAGATTTGACCGCAGCCGTTAAATTTTATCAGGCGGCCGAGAACCTGTTGCTGGCCGAAAAAATCGGCTATGCCAACCCTTACAAACTCTATACCTACGCCGGACTGTACCGCTACTACAAGCAGCAACGCAATCAGCCCGTTGCTCAACGCTACTACAAACAGGCAAAAGCATTAGACGATTATGAATATCTCAAATCGGATTTTTGA
- a CDS encoding SDR family NAD(P)-dependent oxidoreductase has translation MTLTALITGATSGIGLATARTFARNGIDLVLCGRRQERLDALAAELGALVRVHTLNFDVRDADDTAAKIASLPESFRQIDILVNNAGNAYGLMPIQEGEIADWDAMIDINVKGLLYVSKAVIPQMVERKRGHIINIGSLAGQEVYPNGNVYCASKFAVDALTKGMRIDLNQHNIKVTSINPGMVETEFSVVRFKGDTERAKNVYRGMTPLTAEDVADVIWFAASRPAHVNVAEVLLLPTAQANSTIVKREG, from the coding sequence ATGACACTCACAGCTCTTATTACGGGCGCAACCTCAGGAATCGGGCTGGCTACTGCGCGCACCTTTGCCCGCAACGGTATTGACTTGGTGCTTTGCGGCAGGCGACAGGAACGTTTGGATGCCCTTGCTGCCGAACTGGGTGCTTTGGTACGGGTGCATACGCTCAATTTTGATGTGCGCGATGCTGATGACACAGCGGCAAAAATTGCCTCTCTGCCCGAATCATTCCGCCAAATTGATATTCTGGTAAACAATGCGGGTAATGCATACGGGCTGATGCCAATTCAAGAAGGCGAAATTGCAGACTGGGATGCGATGATAGATATTAACGTGAAGGGGCTTTTGTATGTGTCTAAGGCTGTTATTCCGCAAATGGTTGAACGCAAACGCGGACACATTATTAATATCGGTTCGCTGGCAGGTCAGGAGGTGTATCCCAACGGGAACGTGTACTGTGCCAGCAAGTTTGCCGTTGATGCTCTTACCAAAGGCATGAGAATAGACCTGAATCAGCACAATATCAAAGTTACTTCCATTAACCCCGGCATGGTAGAAACCGAGTTTTCCGTTGTGCGCTTCAAAGGCGATACGGAGCGGGCAAAAAATGTATATCGCGGCATGACACCACTCACCGCTGAGGATGTGGCCGATGTGATATGGTTTGCTGCCAGCCGACCGGCACACGTCAATGTGGCAGAGGTACTGCTGTTGCCTACCGCACAGGCAAACAGCACCATTGTGAAGCGTGAAGGATAA
- a CDS encoding alpha/beta fold hydrolase, with the protein MQAQVLHFKELGENNRANGSLFIFHGLFGLLDNWQTLAKTLADTYHVVMADMRNHGRSFRAESMRYTDMAADMAQLIDLIQPVQTTVIGHSMGGKAAMQLAADFPERLDRLVVVDIAPRAYPLHHQHILEGLNAIPLATLQSRQEAENILASHGMDWGIRQFLLKNLYRTEDNRFAWRFNLPVITSHIAEVGQPLVYSRPITTPALFIRGSRSHYITDEDAAQIANIFPNSRLVTIADAGHWVHAEQPAALLEALQSFLASV; encoded by the coding sequence TTGCAAGCACAAGTTTTACATTTTAAAGAACTGGGCGAAAATAACCGCGCCAACGGCAGTCTTTTCATCTTCCACGGATTGTTTGGGCTGTTAGATAACTGGCAAACGCTGGCCAAAACGCTGGCTGATACCTATCACGTCGTAATGGCCGATATGCGCAATCACGGGCGCAGTTTCCGCGCGGAAAGTATGCGCTATACCGACATGGCGGCCGATATGGCGCAACTCATTGACCTGATACAACCCGTACAAACAACCGTTATCGGGCACTCGATGGGAGGAAAAGCAGCCATGCAACTCGCCGCCGATTTTCCCGAGCGGTTAGACCGCTTGGTAGTGGTAGATATTGCCCCGCGTGCCTACCCTTTGCATCACCAGCACATTTTAGAAGGATTGAATGCCATACCCTTAGCTACGCTGCAAAGCCGCCAAGAGGCAGAAAATATACTGGCAAGCCATGGTATGGACTGGGGCATACGTCAGTTTCTGCTCAAAAACCTTTACCGCACCGAAGACAACCGATTTGCGTGGCGTTTCAACTTGCCCGTTATCACTTCGCACATTGCCGAGGTGGGGCAACCGCTTGTGTACAGCCGCCCGATTACCACACCCGCATTGTTTATCAGGGGCAGCCGCTCGCACTACATCACCGATGAAGACGCTGCGCAAATAGCAAACATCTTCCCCAATAGCCGTTTAGTAACCATTGCCGATGCCGGGCATTGGGTACATGCCGAACAACCTGCCGCGCTGCTGGAAGCGCTGCAATCCTTTCTTGCGTCTGTATGA
- a CDS encoding FAD-dependent oxidoreductase — MLQQKEEVLILGGGLVGSLLAVLLAKRSYRVTVFEGRPDPREKGYERGRSINLALSDRGWKALESAGVAEAVKDIAIPMYGRMMHSLTGELTYQPYDDTGKAIYSVTRGVLNLALCNEAIKHGAVFKFGYRSTEVNLKTNQVILRHTESGEIITVQPDILLGADGAFSAVRQAMQRTDRFNYSQHYIEYGYKELSIPPTATGGFHLEKNALHIWPRGNYMLIALPNGDGSFTCTLFFPFEGDVSFEKLTSDTAISEFFRQNFSDAVPLMPNLLQEFSENPTSSLITVRCNPWTYGGKVGLVGDAAHAIVPFYGQGMNAGFEDCRILTELLDKHAGNWAITFKDYEKARIDNANAIADLALMNFVEMRDFVANPAFLLRKKIEAHLHQLFPDEWMPLYTMVTFSDLPYSEALRIGRIQDKIMQRVMATKDIEQIWQSLDFEAIKNELLQSI; from the coding sequence ATGTTACAACAAAAAGAAGAAGTATTGATTTTGGGCGGCGGGCTGGTTGGTTCTTTGCTCGCCGTGTTATTGGCAAAACGCAGCTATCGGGTAACTGTTTTTGAAGGTCGGCCTGACCCGCGCGAAAAAGGCTACGAACGAGGCAGGTCTATCAACCTTGCACTCAGCGACAGAGGCTGGAAAGCGCTGGAAAGCGCCGGCGTTGCAGAGGCAGTAAAAGACATTGCCATCCCCATGTACGGGCGCATGATGCACAGCCTCACGGGTGAACTGACCTACCAGCCCTACGATGATACCGGCAAAGCCATTTATTCCGTTACGCGCGGCGTGCTGAATCTGGCATTGTGCAACGAAGCTATTAAGCACGGTGCGGTTTTTAAATTCGGCTATCGCAGCACCGAAGTAAACCTGAAAACCAATCAGGTTATTTTGCGCCACACAGAAAGCGGTGAAATTATTACGGTTCAACCCGATATTTTACTTGGGGCAGATGGTGCTTTTTCGGCTGTGCGACAGGCCATGCAGCGCACCGACCGATTTAATTATTCGCAGCACTACATAGAATACGGCTACAAGGAACTTAGCATTCCGCCCACCGCAACAGGCGGTTTTCATTTAGAAAAAAATGCGTTGCACATCTGGCCGCGCGGCAACTATATGCTTATTGCGCTGCCCAATGGAGACGGCAGTTTTACCTGTACTTTGTTTTTCCCTTTTGAAGGCGATGTTTCTTTTGAAAAACTGACATCCGACACTGCCATTAGCGAATTTTTTCGGCAAAATTTCTCCGATGCAGTGCCCTTAATGCCAAATTTATTGCAGGAGTTTTCGGAAAATCCTACTTCATCGCTCATTACAGTTCGCTGCAATCCTTGGACATACGGCGGGAAGGTCGGCCTTGTGGGTGATGCCGCCCATGCCATTGTGCCTTTCTATGGTCAGGGAATGAACGCCGGTTTTGAAGACTGCCGCATCTTAACCGAGTTGTTAGACAAACATGCCGGCAATTGGGCAATAACTTTTAAGGACTATGAAAAAGCCCGCATTGACAATGCCAATGCCATTGCAGACCTTGCGTTGATGAATTTTGTAGAAATGCGCGATTTCGTAGCCAATCCTGCTTTCTTACTGCGCAAAAAAATTGAGGCACACCTTCATCAGCTATTCCCTGACGAATGGATGCCTCTTTACACCATGGTAACTTTTTCTGACTTGCCTTACAGCGAAGCCTTGCGCATCGGTCGGATTCAAGACAAGATTATGCAGCGGGTGATGGCAACAAAAGATATTGAGCAAATATGGCAAAGCCTTGATTTTGAGGCTATTAAGAATGAGTTGCTGCAAAGTATTTAG